The following proteins are co-located in the Gossypium hirsutum isolate 1008001.06 chromosome A02, Gossypium_hirsutum_v2.1, whole genome shotgun sequence genome:
- the LOC107931688 gene encoding F-box protein At5g67140, producing MEQEAEIDRLPIDLLAHIFLMITSFTDLAQASGVCRKWKQGVKQALARRQTLSFAGFKMDDDSTARLVHHAYSLKELDISRSRWGCQITDNGLCQISLAKCVSNLTSISLWGITGITDKGVVQLITRANSLQHLNVGGTFITDESLSAIADSCPRLKSIVLWSCRQVTETGLFVLVSKCRKLESINVWGTRVPLDCFIGLLTIRPALQIKPQGLPLNVMLPVV from the exons ATGGAGCAAGAGGCAGAGATTGATCGTTTGCCGATTGACTTATTGGCTCATATATTCCTCATGATTACTTCCTTCACCGATTTAGCCCA GGCAAGTGGGGTTTGTAGGAAATGGAAACAAGGGGTGAAACAGGCTCTTGCCAGAAGACAAACCCTGAGTTTTGCTGGTTTTAAAATGGATGATGATTCCACTGCTCGTCTTGTTCATCATGCTTATAGCCTCAAAGAACTCGATAT TTCAAGGAGTCGTTGGGGTTGCCAAATTACTGACAATGGACTATGCCAAATTTCATTAGCAAAGTGTGTTAGCAACTTGACATCTATTTCCCTTTGGGGTATCACAGGGATTACTGATAAAGGTGTTGTTCAGTTG ATAACAAGAGCCAATTCCTTACAACATCTAAACGTTGGAGGTACATTCATTACAGATGAATCCTTATCCGCCATTGCAGATAGCTGTCCACGATTAAAG AGTATTGTCCTATGGAGTTGTCGTCAAGTGACAGAAACAGGGCTGTTTGTACTTGTAAGTAAATGTCGGAAACTAGAGTCAATCAATGTATGGGGTACAAGAGTTCCTCTAGATTGTTTCATTGGATTGCTTACTATCCGTCCAGCTCTTCAAATAAAACCACAAGGTTTGCCCTTAAATGTAATGTTACCTGTCGTATAA